In one Mucilaginibacter sp. PAMB04168 genomic region, the following are encoded:
- a CDS encoding acyltransferase → MQNLVNEAPKKHNYDFIDHIRCIAMMAIVAEHVLGAGVALTPGTAKVTAYNLLTQLTKFGTITFFLLAGFLIGDKFTDYTPWQYLKRRFSNTFSPWLFWSVLFIVCFAINLKVKANMYHDDRFNWPNIWQEIQQVYLYTNYWFIINFMVSITLLLIFKKHLYSKWFGIALLACTLFYCVNAYYAWINPAHTTAILGYVFFLWLGAQLRKYWPQVEAAVNGLPYFVAVLAIIVTYLAANFEVYALTSIHSGHATNTLRFSNILYSLAVFTLLLKVRTIKGLNYLQPRQSTYGVYLIHPIILVFLTPEILRPLHIEANEIGLGAYIAYKLLFFLVTYGITLIVIRLINLTKGKTLIGN, encoded by the coding sequence ATGCAAAACTTAGTTAACGAAGCGCCTAAAAAGCACAATTACGATTTTATTGACCATATCAGGTGTATAGCTATGATGGCCATTGTAGCGGAACATGTTTTAGGCGCCGGCGTTGCACTTACACCGGGTACTGCTAAGGTAACGGCTTACAACTTGCTTACGCAGTTAACCAAATTTGGCACCATCACCTTTTTTTTGCTGGCTGGCTTTTTAATTGGCGATAAATTTACCGATTACACGCCCTGGCAATACTTAAAACGTCGTTTTAGTAACACGTTCAGCCCGTGGCTATTTTGGTCGGTGCTGTTTATTGTGTGCTTTGCAATCAATCTGAAAGTAAAAGCCAATATGTATCATGATGACCGGTTTAACTGGCCTAATATATGGCAGGAAATACAGCAGGTTTATCTGTATACCAATTATTGGTTTATTATTAACTTTATGGTGAGCATTACCCTACTGCTTATTTTTAAAAAGCATTTATATAGTAAATGGTTTGGCATAGCGCTACTGGCATGCACCTTATTTTATTGCGTAAACGCCTATTACGCGTGGATTAACCCTGCTCATACAACCGCTATATTGGGCTACGTTTTCTTTTTATGGTTAGGTGCCCAGTTGCGCAAGTACTGGCCTCAGGTTGAGGCTGCAGTAAACGGGTTACCCTACTTTGTAGCTGTATTAGCAATAATAGTTACTTACCTGGCGGCTAATTTTGAGGTTTATGCTTTAACTTCTATCCATAGCGGACATGCCACTAACACTTTGCGCTTTAGTAACATTTTATATTCTTTAGCAGTGTTCACCTTACTGCTTAAAGTGCGAACCATAAAAGGTTTAAATTACTTACAACCCCGCCAAAGTACTTACGGCGTTTATCTGATTCATCCCATCATTCTGGTTTTTTTAACGCCCGAGATTTTAAGGCCGTTACATATTGAGGCAAATGAGATAGGGCTGGGCGCTTATATAGCGTATAAGCTTCTATTCTTTTTGGTTACGTATGGCATTACGCTAATCGTGATCAGACTTATAAACCTGACTAAAGGAAAGACATTGATTGGGAATTAG
- a CDS encoding SRPBCC family protein has translation MPVITLQTFIQAPVEGCFDLSRSIDLHLQSMQQHSEKAIAGVTSGLIGPGDTVTWKARHFGLPFTMTVQLTEMKYPVYFVDQMVKGPFKWFRHYHAFRAQNNGTLMTDEFVFKSPLGWLGKITDKLVLHSYLQKMLQQRNDFIKRAAENSPVNLYHHELSTATTA, from the coding sequence ATGCCAGTAATTACGTTACAAACCTTTATACAAGCGCCCGTTGAGGGATGCTTTGATCTGTCGCGCAGTATTGATCTGCATCTGCAATCTATGCAGCAGCATAGCGAGAAAGCAATAGCAGGTGTAACCAGCGGACTGATTGGACCTGGAGATACGGTTACCTGGAAAGCCCGGCATTTTGGCCTGCCTTTTACCATGACTGTGCAATTAACCGAAATGAAATATCCGGTTTATTTTGTAGACCAGATGGTAAAAGGGCCCTTCAAGTGGTTCAGGCATTACCATGCTTTTCGGGCGCAAAATAACGGCACCTTGATGACCGATGAGTTTGTTTTTAAATCGCCTTTAGGCTGGCTGGGCAAAATAACAGACAAACTTGTGCTCCATAGCTATTTGCAAAAAATGCTGCAGCAACGAAACGATTTTATCAAGCGTGCGGCCGAAAATTCACCAGTAAATCTTTACCATCATGAACTTAGTACAGCAACAACTGCGTAG
- a CDS encoding porin family protein, with product MKRKLLLAAMVLLIVGTADAQRRGYRKQRSSDDFYQPRVGLTGGLNIANTVSSRNSDFSTDTKLGANFGLFVDIPIVYPLSFQPEILYSQKGYRANTAYGDFAQRANFIDVPILAKLKLAPAFNVLVGPQVSFLMNTRNTYYDGFDVIQQEKYSYNGDKTFVGGVIGIQLDLNRNVDLRGRYTIDFQENNPNGSSGVPDYRNQVWQIGLGFKF from the coding sequence ATGAAAAGAAAATTATTACTGGCAGCCATGGTGCTGCTTATAGTAGGCACTGCCGATGCACAACGCCGGGGTTATCGCAAACAGCGCTCATCCGACGATTTTTATCAGCCGCGTGTGGGCTTAACCGGTGGGTTGAACATTGCCAACACGGTGAGTTCACGCAACTCCGATTTTAGTACCGATACTAAGCTGGGCGCTAACTTTGGTCTGTTTGTCGACATTCCCATTGTTTACCCACTGTCTTTTCAACCCGAGATATTGTACTCGCAAAAAGGCTACCGTGCTAATACCGCTTATGGCGATTTTGCTCAACGCGCCAACTTTATCGACGTGCCGATTTTAGCAAAACTGAAGCTTGCTCCTGCTTTTAATGTACTGGTTGGACCGCAGGTGTCATTCCTGATGAATACCCGTAATACTTATTATGACGGTTTTGATGTAATACAGCAAGAAAAATACTCTTACAACGGCGATAAAACCTTTGTAGGCGGCGTAATAGGTATTCAGCTTGATTTGAACCGCAATGTAGATTTGCGCGGCCGTTATACCATAGATTTTCAAGAGAATAATCCGAACGGATCTTCGGGCGTTCCGGATTACCGTAACCAGGTTTGGCAAATTGGCCTGGGCTTTAAGTTCTAA
- a CDS encoding TIGR01777 family oxidoreductase: MYHKIILAGGNGYLGTVLANYYQSLAEQVIILSRKAAPAKGNITTLVWDGKTEGAWTTALQGADVVINLCGKNVNCRYNERNKQEILLSRIVPTTLLGKVIENLAQPPRLWINVTSATIYRHAEDHPQDEATGEIGEGFSVDICKQWEQSFFNCHTPATRKVALRMGIVLGRSDGVFPRLLNLVKLGMGGKQGNGQQKVGWVHEHDAASITHWLMEHDDLDGTINCTAPNTVGNAELMRIIRKTYGMPFGLPAPAWLLAIGAVVIGTETELILKSRWVAPKRLLDAGYRFQFGNAEAAVRDII; encoded by the coding sequence ATGTATCATAAAATAATATTGGCAGGTGGCAACGGTTACCTAGGTACTGTACTCGCTAATTATTACCAGTCATTAGCTGAGCAGGTTATCATTTTAAGTCGCAAGGCCGCCCCTGCAAAGGGTAACATTACAACGTTGGTTTGGGATGGCAAAACCGAGGGTGCATGGACTACAGCTTTACAAGGCGCTGATGTAGTGATTAATCTTTGCGGCAAAAATGTGAACTGCCGCTATAATGAGCGCAACAAGCAGGAAATTCTATTATCCCGTATTGTGCCTACCACTTTGCTGGGTAAAGTGATTGAAAACCTTGCACAGCCTCCAAGGTTATGGATCAACGTCACATCTGCTACTATTTATCGCCATGCCGAAGATCATCCGCAAGACGAAGCTACAGGAGAAATAGGCGAAGGATTTTCTGTAGATATATGCAAGCAGTGGGAGCAAAGCTTCTTTAACTGCCATACCCCGGCTACCCGTAAAGTGGCTCTGCGCATGGGTATTGTATTGGGCCGCAGCGATGGTGTTTTCCCGCGGTTGCTTAACCTGGTAAAGCTGGGTATGGGCGGCAAACAAGGTAACGGGCAGCAAAAAGTAGGTTGGGTGCATGAGCACGACGCAGCCAGCATAACCCATTGGCTTATGGAGCATGATGATTTAGATGGCACAATCAATTGCACCGCACCTAATACTGTTGGCAATGCCGAGTTGATGCGTATTATCCGCAAAACCTATGGAATGCCGTTCGGTTTGCCGGCCCCTGCATGGCTGCTAGCCATAGGTGCAGTGGTTATTGGTACCGAAACGGAGCTTATCCTTAAAAGTCGTTGGGTGGCGCCTAAACGTTTGTTAGACGCGGGATATCGGTTTCAATTCGGTAACGCTGAAGCAGCAGTTAGGGATATAATATAA